In a genomic window of Anaerolineae bacterium:
- a CDS encoding polymer-forming cytoskeletal protein, whose amino-acid sequence MWNKSDNISIIDEGLTVEGTISVKGKLVIKGTVKGSLVGETVIVAEGGVVCADTKVASITMGGKFEGKLNASNELIILSTGSCNGEVICKNLVVEAGGILNANVNCISKQEPTK is encoded by the coding sequence ATGTGGAACAAATCGGATAATATATCTATTATTGATGAGGGGCTGACGGTTGAAGGTACGATTTCTGTTAAAGGGAAATTGGTTATAAAGGGGACTGTGAAGGGAAGCCTTGTAGGAGAAACCGTGATTGTTGCCGAAGGAGGGGTTGTTTGCGCTGACACTAAAGTCGCAAGCATAACAATGGGCGGAAAATTTGAAGGGAAGCTCAACGCGTCTAATGAGTTGATTATACTTTCAACAGGAAGCTGTAACGGCGAGGTCATATGTAAAAATCTTGTTGTTGAGGCCGGTGGAATATTAAATGCTAATGTAAATTGTATTTCAAAACAGGAACCAACAAAATAA
- a CDS encoding endonuclease/exonuclease/phosphatase family protein, protein MDNMFSVLTLNLRFGLADDGSNSWNHRKKCFPCLFKNHSVDFIGFQEANDFQTDFLKDILPEFNFIGKRSPAPSFWQNNIIFYKKTWECVHKEHFFLSPTPMMPSRSRESRWPRQCTIGIFKNKNRFLIYINTHFDFDTAVQTKSVRLIMERLSYLLPEPPVILMGDFNATPSSSCYKILTGQDKKSNSTNKLYFKNVFREPFPGTHHGFSGNKNGNHIDWILYRGGIIPQECKIIYDTIDGVYPSDHYPVYAKFKWEKDEV, encoded by the coding sequence ATGGATAATATGTTTTCTGTATTAACACTCAATCTGCGTTTTGGCCTGGCAGATGACGGCTCCAACAGCTGGAATCATCGAAAAAAATGCTTTCCCTGTCTTTTCAAAAACCATAGCGTAGACTTTATCGGTTTTCAGGAAGCAAACGATTTCCAGACAGATTTTCTTAAAGACATCCTGCCTGAATTTAACTTTATTGGAAAGAGAAGCCCTGCTCCGTCCTTTTGGCAAAACAATATTATTTTCTATAAAAAAACATGGGAATGTGTTCATAAGGAACATTTTTTCCTGAGCCCAACGCCAATGATGCCCAGCCGTTCCCGTGAAAGTCGTTGGCCCAGGCAATGCACTATTGGAATATTCAAAAATAAAAACCGGTTTTTGATATATATAAATACCCACTTTGATTTTGATACCGCAGTCCAGACCAAAAGCGTCAGGCTGATTATGGAACGGCTATCATACCTGTTGCCTGAACCGCCCGTAATTCTCATGGGAGACTTTAATGCGACCCCTTCCTCTTCTTGTTATAAGATATTAACCGGTCAGGATAAAAAATCAAATTCAACAAATAAGCTCTATTTTAAAAACGTCTTCAGGGAACCTTTCCCTGGAACACACCATGGGTTTTCAGGAAATAAAAACGGAAATCATATTGACTGGATTCTTTATCGCGGCGGGATTATTCCTCAGGAGTGCAAAATAATATATGATACAATTGATGGGGTTTATCCATCAGATCACTACCCGGTTTATGCAAAATTCAAATGGGAAAAGGATGAAGTCTAA